The proteins below are encoded in one region of Phaseolus vulgaris cultivar G19833 chromosome 1, P. vulgaris v2.0, whole genome shotgun sequence:
- the LOC137813535 gene encoding putative RING-H2 finger protein ATL12 yields MHWSIITGGMISIFRNMPFKNHVPVFIMMGLSFISNVQAQYSETDTMQDFPQPVRPSKMVVIVALSILFTISFILLVYIRFCRTTPLELINRRNLHSPNFQALTQSRSRSSGIDKKVIEALPFFMFSSLKGSKQGLDCTVCLSQFEDTEILRLLPKCKHAFHMNCIDKWFESHATCPLCRNNIDPLDIKNFNYSISSRSLRVPSNLTEDTNLEIFVHREPSHQGSSSSSRFNIGSRFWNLSSSSRKKLLVDQEVSGTNGTHVHKFYHKIVVSDVVRRSRWSDLNSSDMLSLKSEMIHHVSTGRFSPSNEFFCGNSSLSSIFNADESSLTLLNTAEKRSMSDIAHVPRFIERCEQNRMEPGEASSGNKEREERMRRVWLAISQRTVQWFAGQERNSTDLELKHLAPNV; encoded by the coding sequence ATGCATTGGAGCATCATCACTGGTGGCATGATCTCAATTTTCAGGAACATGCCTTTCAAGAACCATGTACCAGTGTTCATCATGATGGGTCTTTCTTTCATTTCTAATGTTCAAGCACAATACAGTGAGACAGATACCATGCAAGATTTCCCTCAACCAGTTCGTCCAAGCAAGATGGTTGTAATAGTGGCCCTCTCAATATTGTTCACTATATCATTTATCTTACTTGTCTATATAAGGTTCTGCAGAACCACCCCTCTTGAGCTTATCAACAGAAGGAACCTTCATTCACCCAATTTTCAAGCACTAACTCAGTCAAGATCAAGGAGTTCAGGGATAGACAAAAAAGTGATTGAAGCACTCCCATTTTTCATGTTCTCTTCCCTTAAGGGGTCCAAACAAGGCCTGGATTGCACAGTTTGCTTGTCACAGTTTGAGGACACAGAGATTCTTAGACTCTTGCCAAAGTGCAAACATGCTTTCCACATGAATTGCATTGACAAGTGGTTTGAAAGTCACGCTACATGCCCTCTTTGCAGGAATAATATTGACCCCTTAGACATCAAGAACTTCAACTACTCAATCAGTTCAAGGTCCCTAAGAGTTCCTTCAAATTTAACCGAGGACACTAACCTTGAAATCTTTGTTCACAGGGAACCTTCGCATCAAgggtcatcatcatcatcaaggTTTAACATCGGAAGCAGGTTTTGGAATTtgagcagcagcagcagaaaaaaGCTTCTCGTTGACCAAGAGGTTTCTGGTACAAATGGGACACACGTGCACAAGTTCTATCACAAAATTGTTGTCTCTGATGTTGTTAGAAGAAGCAGGTGGAGTGATCTCAACTCTTCGGACATGTTATCATTGAAGAGTGAGATGATTCATCACGTTTCAACAGGAAGATTCTCTCCCTCTAATGAATTTTTTTGCGGAAATTCGAGCCTTTCCTCTATTTTCAATGCGGATGAAAGTTCATTGACATTATTGAATACAGCTGAGAAGAGATCTATGTCTGATATTGCTCATGTTCCAAGGTTCATAGAAAGATGTGAGCAGAATAGAATGGAGCCAGGTGAGGCATCAAGTGGGAATAAGGAGAGGGAAGAGAGAATGAGAAGGGTTTGGTTGGCAATTTCTCAGCGAACAGTGCAATGGTTTGCAGGACAAGAAAGAAACTCAACAGATTTAGAGCTAAAACATTTAGCTCCGAATGTTTGA